The Carcharodon carcharias isolate sCarCar2 chromosome 2, sCarCar2.pri, whole genome shotgun sequence genomic sequence ACTGCCTTCCATACTTCCTCTGCCCTTGGTCAAATAGACTATCTAGGCTCACTAGGCCATTTTGATGAGGTTCCAAACAGCTGCCAGTGCTCCTGGAACTGAATCCAGCAGATCACTGGAAATAAAATAAGAAAACAGAAAAGAACCACTTGATTGATTTGGACCCAACTACTTGAGCATCTGGAAGAGTTAGCCTCATACACCTGGTAAAGTCAAAGTAGGAGCAATTAGCATATATACAACTAGGGATCCAAAGAAAACTAGACGGTGCAAAATATCCTATCAGGAGGAAAGGTTAAAGAAAAAAAAGTGGCAGAAGGCTGTATTTTCACCTGAGAACAGTCAGACTTAGTTCATAGTTTCAACTGGTCACTTTTGACAGCCATGAGGGTTTAAAATACTGACTGAAAATGAAGGTGGAATTTGTTTGTTGCACCAAGCTCTATATTCAGAACGCAGTGCAGTGGTTGGCTTGAGTGCAGAATATTCCTAAAGAAAATGGAGGAGTTGAGACCTATACAGCATACGCACTATTCAATATTTAGCCAAGAGTATGGaagtagtaaaaaaaaaaatataaatcaaGGTTCTCTTACAAACACAAGGATCATGTAATTTATACAaaaattgtgaaaaataaacatttaagCATGTGTTCTTAAACAATGCCCAAAAACCTGAATTTTGATTATAAAAAGAGGCCAAAGTAAAGTATACACAGAACATTACCAATTtaagttttgggggtggggggaagaagagGTGGAAGGAAGTTGTAAGCATAAAAATTTATTAAGCTCCGTCATCAAAGGAATATGCAAGGATTGAAATGTGTGCCAGTTCTACCCTCCTTCCCTTCAGATCCAGAGAAATTACTAGATCTGAAGAACCAAACTGGCTGCAGAAACATTGTCACCGCCACCCACAGTCTGATAAACCTCAGTACATACCAGCACTGGAGCAACACAGATTTCGTAGTCATACTCCTCCCAGCAAGAAACGGGCCGATTTTCTTTGAGTGGTATTTTTTTACTCCCTTGCTCACGACTTACAGAAAAAGAATCATCCATGATCAATTTGGCTTTGCTGGTATCAATGTTCGGTGAGCCACAAACATGACGATTTGCAGTCAATGAAGCTTTGGCAGTTGCTGACATGGTGTTTCTCCAAGAGGATTCTTTAGCAACAATGATTGCCTGGAAAGCAAGAGTATGAACATGCAGCCGAGTCAACCTGCGGTGTGTGCTTGTTATTCCCTGAGAATTTAAGACACGATAAACATCCCGCATTTGATCCAGTATATTTGCTACTCTTGGGTATGGgtcagacaggagtgtgatgttggaGCCATTTAACATGCTAAGAAGATTAGGTAACTCCTGTTCGTTCATTCCTAGAGAGTCTACATGAGTGATGACGTAATTGAAAAGATTGCTCATAAGATTGCTGTCCACAAACGAGGCCATTTCAAAATGGATTCCAGTGGTGCTATCAACTGATAACATGAGATCCTGGAGCAATCTTAGCCGCTCCTCAAGTTGACCTGTAGGAAAAAATTCAAATGTTAATCACAATAATTAACTATTCTGGGAACTGTAACAGTTGTGATTAAAAATGTAGTACTGTATACACTGTATATGCACCAAATGAAGTAAAGCTATGCTAACAATCAGAAACAACCTAATCTGAATTGCAAACACCTCTCcaaaatgaagcagaaaaataAAATCTTAATATATTATGAACAAAATATTGTACATTATAGAGAGTGTTAAATCCTAAACTATAACTTATTTTGCTTTGACAAACTAAAATAAGCTGCTTGTGTTTACAAGGCCATTTTCATTGCATAAGGCACAGTAATGCTGACATGCTTATCACATGATAAATATGGCCAAAAATTGAAGCAACTGAACCTTCACATCTACACCAGCTCCACCTATGGTCGGCGGGGGGGCAGGGAATAGAATTATTCAGCTTGGGGGCATCTTTGAAGGAAACTTCAATTGTACTGAAGATGCTCCTGAGTTAGTCAACATACCAGGCAAATTACTAAATTAAATGGACTGGATCCCTCAAGTAGTTTTCATTCCACCCGAGAAGCCAACCAAGGCCAGTAAACTGTGATTCATAGAAAACTCTCAAACCCAACATATTAATTAATCCTCAAAATGTAGTATTATGCCCAACAGTAGCAGATTCTTGCCTGACTTCAGTGTTAGGAATTATCCTTTGGCTTAGAGAGAAAAAAAGCCAGCCAATCATGGTATCACACTCTGCCAACGTCACAGCATGCAGGGAAAGATCatacatggggctggattttctggctggttgggggggtggtgtgtgtgtgtgtgtgtgtgtgtgtgtgtgtgtgtgcgtgtgtgtgtgcgtgtgtgtgtgcgcagagcCGGCTCAATCGCCACCCAAGATTGGGTCtatgccattttacgcaggcaggccaatcaaggcccgtccagcgtgaatcGCAGCTCCCGAGAACAACAGGAGTGGGCAGGCAACAGGTCTGCAATGACCTAGGCACAGAggtggaac encodes the following:
- the adpgk2 gene encoding ADP-dependent glucokinase isoform X4; its protein translation is MYSGGFGGCLDIVADGVALLKKAGIKPSKNPVHHNFITSEEQLAESFAYFFPPGAASERFISNETLFRELVKATQGLPRVRWSLGGNAPVMANRLAKEGCEVLMGSHLTPDLIEVLQEHVTVTSKPVDETDIHLILEYSTGAKWGKLVSRRANRFIVHHDSSNPILESLEDFQEQLQQFKPSLLIISGLQMMDNFPFKPGQLEERLRLLQDLMLSVDSTTGIHFEMASFVDSNLMSNLFNYVITHVDSLGMNEQELPNLLSMLNGSNITLLSDPYPRVANILDQMRDVYRVLNSQGITSTHRRLTRLHVHTLAFQAIIVAKESSWRNTMSATAKASLTANRHVCGSPNIDTSKAKLIMDDSFSVSREQGSKKIPLKENRPVSCWEEYDYEICVAPVLVCTEVYQTVGGGDNVSAASLVLQI
- the adpgk2 gene encoding ADP-dependent glucokinase isoform X2 — its product is MWCRLLVLRRFRGVLVPAAGGQRAGLAAGDRAVVAAESREESGSEPAAPSGSRNLALKRRYLCSSQQMLPDLLSFSRRFISNETLFRELVKATQGLPRVRWSLGGNAPVMANRLAKEGCEVLMGSHLTPDLIEVLQEHVTVTSKPVDETDIHLILEYSTGAKWGKLVSRRANRFIVHHDSSNPILESLEDFQEQLQQFKPSLLIISGLQMMDNFPFKPGQLEERLRLLQDLMLSVDSTTGIHFEMASFVDSNLMSNLFNYVITHVDSLGMNEQELPNLLSMLNGSNITLLSDPYPRVANILDQMRDVYRVLNSQGITSTHRRLTRLHVHTLAFQAIIVAKESSWRNTMSATAKASLTANRHVCGSPNIDTSKAKLIMDDSFSVSREQGSKKIPLKENRPVSCWEEYDYEICVAPVLVCTEVYQTVGGGDNVSAASLVLQI
- the adpgk2 gene encoding ADP-dependent glucokinase isoform X6, whose protein sequence is MWCRLLVLRRFRGVLVPAAGGQRAGLAAGDRAVVAAESREESGSEPAAPSGSRRFISNETLFRELVKATQGLPRVRWSLGGNAPVMANRLAKEGCEVLMGSHLTPDLIEVLQEHVTVTSKPVDETDIHLILEYSTGAKWGKLVSRRANRFIVHHDSSNPILESLEDFQEQLQQFKPSLLIISGLQMMDNFPFKPGQLEERLRLLQDLMLSVDSTTGIHFEMASFVDSNLMSNLFNYVITHVDSLGMNEQELPNLLSMLNGSNITLLSDPYPRVANILDQMRDVYRVLNSQGITSTHRRLTRLHVHTLAFQAIIVAKESSWRNTMSATAKASLTANRHVCGSPNIDTSKAKLIMDDSFSVSREQGSKKIPLKENRPVSCWEEYDYEICVAPVLVCTEVYQTVGGGDNVSAASLVLQI
- the adpgk2 gene encoding ADP-dependent glucokinase isoform X3 encodes the protein MYSGGETLGFGGCLDIVADGVALLKKAGIKPSKNPVHHNFITSEEQLAESFAYFFPPGAASERFISNETLFRELVKATQGLPRVRWSLGGNAPVMANRLAKEGCEVLMGSHLTPDLIEVLQEHVTVTSKPVDETDIHLILEYSTGAKWGKLVSRRANRFIVHHDSSNPILESLEDFQEQLQQFKPSLLIISGLQMMDNFPFKPGQLEERLRLLQDLMLSVDSTTGIHFEMASFVDSNLMSNLFNYVITHVDSLGMNEQELPNLLSMLNGSNITLLSDPYPRVANILDQMRDVYRVLNSQGITSTHRRLTRLHVHTLAFQAIIVAKESSWRNTMSATAKASLTANRHVCGSPNIDTSKAKLIMDDSFSVSREQGSKKIPLKENRPVSCWEEYDYEICVAPVLVCTEVYQTVGGGDNVSAASLVLQI
- the adpgk2 gene encoding ADP-dependent glucokinase isoform X5 yields the protein MRRSFGGCLDIVADGVALLKKAGIKPSKNPVHHNFITSEEQLAESFAYFFPPGAASERFISNETLFRELVKATQGLPRVRWSLGGNAPVMANRLAKEGCEVLMGSHLTPDLIEVLQEHVTVTSKPVDETDIHLILEYSTGAKWGKLVSRRANRFIVHHDSSNPILESLEDFQEQLQQFKPSLLIISGLQMMDNFPFKPGQLEERLRLLQDLMLSVDSTTGIHFEMASFVDSNLMSNLFNYVITHVDSLGMNEQELPNLLSMLNGSNITLLSDPYPRVANILDQMRDVYRVLNSQGITSTHRRLTRLHVHTLAFQAIIVAKESSWRNTMSATAKASLTANRHVCGSPNIDTSKAKLIMDDSFSVSREQGSKKIPLKENRPVSCWEEYDYEICVAPVLVCTEVYQTVGGGDNVSAASLVLQI